One region of Fusobacterium periodonticum 1_1_41FAA genomic DNA includes:
- a CDS encoding tyrosine-type recombinase/integrase yields MQKKKSNGEGSIITTTLNGKPYYKASVTIGFDSAGKQIKKSFGSYKKSVVLEKMNKVKYEAKNNLLSNSNITFGDLFKQWIFNHKKVEVSDNTFGEYETAYRLRILPYNISNKRVNQITLNDLQMYFNELQEKFSTNTIKKAYIQIHSCFKFAIIQGILNKNPCLGVTLQKEKKKEKYNVFSKQEQELILNTLNKKDIVDCLIYFTFFTGLRLGEVLALKWTDVKGKILSVERQYNRTVTIKDIGVSKLTYEFKDLKTKNSKREIPLPDKALVILEGIPKTYELIFSDEGKPIERKRPQRRITALCKKLNLEHRSFHSIRHSYATRLFELDVPIKTVQSLMGHSDMDTTMNIYTHVMQDKKMEIIDKLNNL; encoded by the coding sequence ATGCAAAAAAAGAAAAGTAATGGTGAGGGTAGTATTATTACCACAACTCTTAATGGAAAACCTTACTATAAGGCGTCTGTGACAATTGGTTTTGATAGTGCAGGTAAACAAATTAAAAAGAGTTTTGGTAGTTATAAAAAATCTGTTGTCTTGGAGAAAATGAATAAAGTTAAGTATGAGGCTAAAAATAATCTCTTATCAAATTCAAATATAACTTTTGGTGATTTATTTAAACAATGGATATTTAATCATAAAAAAGTAGAGGTTAGTGATAACACATTTGGAGAGTATGAAACAGCCTATAGGTTGAGGATACTGCCTTACAATATAAGCAATAAAAGAGTCAATCAAATAACATTAAATGATTTACAAATGTATTTCAATGAATTACAAGAGAAATTCTCAACAAATACAATCAAAAAAGCATATATACAAATACATAGTTGTTTTAAATTTGCTATTATACAAGGTATTCTAAATAAAAATCCTTGTTTAGGTGTTACATTACAAAAAGAAAAGAAAAAAGAAAAATATAATGTTTTCTCTAAGCAGGAGCAGGAATTAATTTTAAATACTTTAAATAAAAAAGATATAGTTGATTGTTTGATTTATTTTACTTTTTTCACTGGTTTGAGGTTGGGTGAGGTTTTAGCTTTAAAGTGGACTGATGTTAAGGGTAAAATATTAAGTGTTGAAAGACAATACAATAGGACTGTAACAATAAAAGATATAGGTGTTAGCAAATTAACTTATGAATTTAAAGATTTAAAAACCAAAAATAGCAAAAGAGAAATACCATTACCTGATAAAGCATTAGTGATTTTAGAGGGTATACCTAAGACTTATGAGTTGATATTTAGTGATGAGGGTAAACCTATTGAAAGAAAACGTCCACAGCGTAGAATAACAGCTTTATGTAAAAAATTAAATTTAGAGCATAGGAGTTTTCATAGCATTAGGCATAGTTATGCAACAAGGCTATTTGAATTAGATGTGCCTATAAAAACAGTGCAATCTCTAATGGGTCACAGTGATATGGATACTACTATGAACATCTATACCCACGTTATGCAGGATAAAAAAATGGAAATCATAGACAAATTAAATAATTTATAA
- a CDS encoding ABC transporter ATP-binding protein has product MSKVLLEVKNLKKYFQTPKGQLHAVDNVNFAIEEGKTLGVVGESGCGKSTTGRTILRLLEATDGEIIFEGKNIREYSKAEMKKLREEMQIIFQDPFASLNPRMTVSEIIAEPLIIHNKCKTKEELNNRVKELMDTVGLSQRLVNTYPHELDGGRRQRIGIARALALNPKFIVCDEPVSALDVSIQAQVLNLMKDLQEKLGLTYMFITHDLSVVKYFSNDIAVMYLGELVEKAPSKDLFKNPIHPYTKALLSAIPTINIRKKMERIKLEGEITSPINPGVGCRFAKRCVYATEICSKESPKLEKVGEAHFFACHRAKELGFVDEK; this is encoded by the coding sequence ATGAGTAAAGTATTATTAGAAGTTAAAAATTTAAAGAAATATTTTCAGACTCCAAAAGGACAATTACATGCAGTAGACAATGTAAATTTTGCTATTGAAGAAGGTAAGACTTTAGGAGTTGTTGGAGAATCTGGTTGTGGAAAATCTACAACAGGTAGAACTATTCTAAGGCTTTTAGAAGCAACTGATGGTGAAATTATATTTGAAGGAAAAAATATAAGAGAATATTCTAAAGCTGAAATGAAGAAATTAAGAGAAGAAATGCAAATAATATTCCAAGACCCATTCGCTTCTTTAAACCCAAGAATGACAGTCAGTGAAATTATTGCTGAACCTTTAATTATTCATAATAAATGTAAAACTAAAGAAGAACTTAATAATAGAGTAAAAGAATTAATGGATACAGTTGGTTTGAGCCAAAGACTTGTCAACACTTACCCTCATGAACTTGATGGAGGAAGAAGACAAAGAATAGGTATAGCTAGAGCACTAGCTTTAAACCCTAAATTCATAGTTTGTGATGAACCAGTATCAGCTCTTGACGTGTCTATACAAGCACAAGTTTTAAACTTGATGAAAGATTTACAAGAAAAATTAGGTTTAACATATATGTTTATAACACATGACCTATCAGTTGTAAAATATTTCTCAAATGATATAGCAGTTATGTACTTGGGAGAACTTGTTGAAAAAGCTCCATCAAAGGACTTATTCAAAAATCCTATTCACCCTTATACTAAGGCTTTATTATCAGCAATACCTACAATTAATATCAGAAAGAAAATGGAAAGAATTAAACTTGAAGGAGAAATCACTTCACCTATCAATCCAGGAGTTGGTTGTAGATTTGCAAAAAGATGTGTTTATGCAACAGAAATCTGTTCAAAAGAATCTCCAAAATTAGAAAAAGTTGGAGAAGCTCACTTCTTTGCTTGTCATAGAGCAAAAGAACTAGGTTTTGTGGATGAAAAATAG
- a CDS encoding ABC transporter ATP-binding protein, producing MENRNLLEIRDLVIQYVKDDETVHAVNSISVDIAEGETLGLVGETGAGKTTTALGIMRLITGPTGKIKSGSIKFNDKSILEIPEEEIRKIRGNDISMIFQDPMTSLNPVMTVGEQIAEVIEIHEHISKEEAMNKAAEMLELVGIPGARKNDFPHQFSGGMKQRVVIAIALACNPKLLIADEPTTALDVTIQAQVLDLMTDLKNKFRTSMLLITHDLGVVAQVCDKVAIMYAGEIVEYGSLEDVFENPKHPYTLGLFGSIPSLDEEKTRLVPIKGLMPDPTNLPTGCKFNPRCPHATELCSQRAPIVSEISKGHKVQCLIAEGLVKFKENWEEENE from the coding sequence ATGGAAAACAGAAATCTTTTAGAAATTAGAGATTTAGTTATACAATATGTAAAAGATGACGAAACAGTCCATGCGGTTAATAGTATAAGTGTTGACATAGCAGAAGGGGAAACTCTAGGACTTGTTGGAGAAACTGGAGCCGGTAAGACTACAACTGCTCTAGGAATAATGAGACTGATTACAGGACCTACTGGAAAAATTAAAAGTGGTTCTATAAAATTCAATGATAAAAGTATATTAGAAATACCTGAAGAAGAAATAAGAAAAATTAGAGGTAATGATATTTCAATGATATTCCAAGATCCAATGACATCATTAAACCCAGTTATGACAGTTGGAGAACAAATAGCTGAAGTTATTGAAATACATGAACATATCTCTAAAGAAGAAGCAATGAATAAAGCAGCTGAAATGCTTGAACTAGTTGGAATTCCTGGAGCCAGAAAAAATGATTTCCCACATCAATTTTCTGGAGGAATGAAACAAAGAGTTGTTATAGCTATAGCACTTGCTTGTAACCCAAAACTTTTAATAGCTGATGAACCAACAACAGCTCTTGATGTTACAATTCAAGCACAAGTTTTGGACTTAATGACAGATTTAAAAAATAAGTTTAGAACATCAATGTTACTTATAACACATGACTTAGGAGTAGTTGCTCAAGTTTGTGATAAAGTAGCAATTATGTATGCTGGAGAAATTGTTGAGTATGGAAGTCTTGAAGATGTTTTTGAAAATCCAAAACATCCATATACTTTAGGATTATTTGGATCTATTCCAAGTTTGGATGAAGAAAAAACAAGACTAGTACCTATAAAAGGGCTTATGCCTGATCCAACAAACTTACCAACAGGATGTAAGTTTAATCCTAGATGTCCACATGCTACAGAACTATGTTCTCAAAGAGCTCCTATTGTTAGTGAAATTTCAAAAGGACACAAAGTACAATGTCTGATAGCAGAAGGTTTAGTAAAATTCAAGGAAAATTGGGAGGAAGAAAATGAGTAA
- a CDS encoding ABC transporter permease has product MEKSKNKKQSQWAEVFRMLKKNKMAMLGLVILVVLVLLALFADVIADYDTIVIKQNLAERLMPPNGKHWLGTDEFGRDIFARLIHGARVSLKVGILAISISVVVGGILGAVSGYFGGVIDNVIMRVVDIFLAVPSILLAIAIVSALGPSMLNLMISISVSYVPNFARIVRASVLSIRDQEFIEAAKAIGASNTRIILKHIIPNSLAPVIVQGTLGVAGAILSTAGLSFIGLGIQPPAPEWGSMLSGGRQYLRYAWWVTTFPGVAIMITILSLNLLGDGLRDALDPRLKQ; this is encoded by the coding sequence ATGGAAAAAAGTAAAAATAAAAAACAAAGCCAATGGGCAGAAGTTTTTAGAATGTTGAAAAAAAATAAAATGGCTATGTTAGGATTAGTTATCCTTGTAGTTTTAGTTTTATTAGCTCTATTTGCAGATGTTATTGCAGATTATGACACTATTGTAATAAAACAAAATCTAGCTGAAAGACTTATGCCACCTAATGGAAAGCACTGGTTAGGTACAGATGAGTTCGGAAGAGATATATTTGCAAGACTTATACACGGAGCTAGAGTATCATTAAAAGTTGGTATTTTAGCAATATCTATATCTGTTGTTGTAGGTGGAATTTTAGGAGCTGTATCAGGGTACTTTGGTGGAGTTATAGATAATGTTATAATGAGAGTTGTTGACATTTTCTTAGCAGTTCCAAGTATATTACTTGCTATAGCTATAGTTTCTGCATTAGGACCTAGTATGTTGAACCTGATGATTTCTATCAGTGTTTCTTATGTACCAAACTTTGCTCGTATAGTTAGAGCCTCTGTACTTTCAATAAGAGACCAAGAATTTATAGAAGCTGCTAAGGCAATAGGGGCAAGTAATACAAGAATTATATTAAAACATATAATTCCTAACTCTTTAGCTCCAGTAATAGTACAAGGTACTTTAGGAGTTGCAGGAGCAATTTTGTCAACAGCAGGATTAAGTTTCATCGGATTAGGTATACAACCTCCAGCACCAGAATGGGGTTCAATGTTATCAGGAGGAAGACAATATTTAAGATATGCTTGGTGGGTAACTACTTTCCCAGGTGTAGCAATAATGATAACAATTTTATCACTTAACTTATTAGGTGATGGATTAAGAGATGCTCTTGACCCTAGATTAAAACAATAA
- the nikB gene encoding nickel ABC transporter permease: MYKYILKRLVLLIPVMLGVTLLVFAIMYLTPGDPAQLILGESAPKEAVAALREKMGLNDPFFMQYLRFVKNAIVGDFGRSYTTGREVFEEIFARFPNTVVLAVLGVIISIVIGIPVGIISATKQYSLTDSFSMVLALLGVSMPVFWLGLMLILLFSVKLGIFPSGGFDGFRSVILPSVALGVGSAAIVTRMTRSSMLEVIRQDYIRTARAKGVAEKVVINKHALKNALIPIITVVGLQFGGLLGGAVLTESVFSWPGVGRLMVDAIRQKDTPTVLASVVFLAVVYSVVNLLVDLLYAFVDPRIKSQYK; the protein is encoded by the coding sequence ATGTATAAATATATATTAAAAAGATTAGTTCTTCTAATTCCTGTAATGTTAGGAGTAACATTATTAGTTTTTGCAATCATGTATTTAACTCCTGGTGACCCTGCTCAATTAATCTTAGGAGAAAGTGCTCCTAAAGAAGCAGTTGCAGCACTGAGAGAAAAAATGGGATTGAATGATCCTTTCTTTATGCAATACTTGAGATTTGTAAAAAATGCTATAGTAGGGGATTTTGGAAGATCTTATACAACAGGTAGAGAAGTTTTTGAAGAAATATTTGCAAGATTCCCAAATACAGTTGTATTGGCTGTATTAGGAGTAATAATTTCTATAGTTATAGGAATACCTGTTGGAATAATATCAGCAACAAAACAATATTCACTTACAGATAGTTTTAGTATGGTTTTAGCTCTTTTAGGAGTTTCTATGCCAGTATTCTGGTTAGGACTTATGCTAATTCTACTATTCTCTGTAAAATTAGGAATATTTCCATCAGGAGGTTTTGATGGATTTAGAAGTGTAATTCTACCATCAGTAGCTCTTGGAGTTGGTTCTGCAGCGATAGTAACAAGAATGACTAGATCTTCTATGCTTGAAGTTATAAGACAAGATTATATTAGAACTGCAAGAGCTAAAGGGGTTGCTGAAAAAGTTGTTATTAATAAACACGCTTTAAAAAATGCCTTAATTCCTATCATCACTGTTGTAGGACTACAATTTGGAGGATTACTTGGAGGAGCGGTTCTAACTGAATCAGTATTCTCATGGCCTGGTGTTGGAAGACTTATGGTTGATGCTATAAGACAAAAAGACACACCTACTGTTTTAGCATCTGTTGTATTTTTGGCAGTTGTATATAGTGTGGTTAATTTATTGGTTGACTTGTTATATGCTTTCGTAGACCCAAGAATTAAATCACAATATAAGTAG